A stretch of Syntrophus gentianae DNA encodes these proteins:
- a CDS encoding PqiC family protein, giving the protein MNRSSFLPRAFVLAVALLLAGCASAPSARFYALTPLEQQKSNPHSPQAPNPVSLSIAPVEIPDYLDRPQMVIRDGRNELILAEFDRWAGSLRDNMTTVLMENLSLLLGSDRIFIHPRVRTEKSDYLLVLRILRLDCMPGDRVLLKAQWTVFPDQDRVGVSHMATLTEPLTDNRYETLAAAVSSALAQLSGEIAGDLRKQP; this is encoded by the coding sequence ATGAACCGATCCTCTTTCCTTCCCCGAGCGTTTGTTCTCGCCGTCGCCCTTCTGCTTGCCGGCTGTGCAAGTGCACCCTCGGCCCGGTTTTATGCACTGACTCCCCTTGAACAGCAGAAATCCAATCCCCATTCCCCCCAGGCGCCAAACCCCGTTTCGTTGAGCATCGCTCCCGTTGAAATCCCCGACTACCTGGACCGCCCCCAGATGGTGATCCGGGACGGACGGAATGAATTGATCCTTGCCGAATTCGACCGCTGGGCGGGCTCCCTCCGGGACAACATGACCACGGTGCTGATGGAAAATCTTTCGCTGCTCCTCGGATCGGACCGGATTTTCATCCATCCCCGGGTGCGGACGGAAAAATCGGATTATCTGCTGGTCCTGCGGATTCTCCGTCTCGACTGCATGCCCGGCGACCGGGTTCTCCTCAAGGCCCAGTGGACCGTCTTTCCCGATCAGGACCGGGTGGGCGTTTCGCACATGGCAACGTTGACCGAGCCCCTGACCGACAACCGTTATGAAACGCTGGCGGCGGCCGTCAGCTCCGCCCTCGCCCAGCTCAGCGGCGAAATTGCCGGGGATTTGAGGAAGCAACCGTAA
- a CDS encoding MlaD family protein: MSGKANKMMIGAFVVGALAILIGTVLTLGSGKFFRESKYYVLFFEGSVKGLNVGSPVTFRGVKIGEVTDISVAIDQKNHALHIPVIIRLEPARIQGAERIRIDAKAIEKAVGMGLRGQLQLQNYVTGQLMVALDFFPSKPARYVRTNEEYTEIPTIPTEFQELQRSIANLPLREIVANLNSAVEGLDKLIRSIDAKQTAQNLESTIRDVQTLVQHIDSRIDPLFESLAKTSSATEATLTEGKVTATALREDIRELVASTKSTLESAQTVMKQSELTLQTYSEDSPLVVEMNRTLRELGAASRSMRQLSDYLERHPDSLLKGKAIPKGY, encoded by the coding sequence ATGAGCGGAAAGGCAAATAAAATGATGATCGGCGCCTTTGTGGTCGGGGCGCTGGCCATCCTGATCGGAACGGTGCTGACCCTCGGCTCCGGAAAGTTCTTCCGGGAGAGCAAATACTACGTCCTGTTTTTCGAAGGGTCGGTCAAGGGTCTGAATGTGGGATCTCCCGTGACGTTCCGGGGAGTCAAGATCGGTGAAGTCACCGATATCAGCGTGGCCATCGACCAGAAGAACCACGCCTTGCACATCCCGGTGATCATCCGCCTGGAGCCGGCGCGGATCCAAGGCGCCGAACGGATCAGAATCGACGCGAAGGCCATTGAAAAGGCAGTCGGCATGGGCCTGAGAGGGCAGCTTCAGCTTCAGAATTATGTGACCGGGCAGCTCATGGTGGCCCTGGATTTCTTCCCCTCGAAACCCGCCCGGTATGTGCGCACGAACGAGGAATATACGGAAATCCCCACCATCCCCACGGAGTTTCAGGAACTACAGAGATCCATCGCCAATCTTCCCCTGAGAGAGATCGTCGCCAATCTGAACAGCGCCGTTGAGGGACTCGACAAGCTCATCCGTTCCATCGATGCGAAGCAGACGGCCCAAAACCTGGAATCCACCATCCGGGATGTCCAGACCCTCGTCCAGCACATCGACAGCCGGATCGATCCCCTCTTTGAAAGCCTGGCGAAGACATCCAGCGCCACCGAAGCGACGCTGACAGAGGGCAAGGTAACCGCCACGGCGCTTCGAGAGGACATCCGGGAACTGGTGGCTTCAACGAAGTCGACCCTGGAATCGGCCCAAACCGTGATGAAGCAATCCGAATTGACCCTGCAGACCTACTCGGAGGATTCCCCCCTGGTCGTGGAAATGAACAGGACCCTGCGGGAACTTGGCGCTGCATCCCGTTCGATGCGCCAGCTTTCCGATTACCTGGAACGCCATCCCGATTCCCTGCTCAAGGGCAAGGCCATCCCGAAAGGATATTGA
- a CDS encoding MlaE family ABC transporter permease, whose translation MPQENPDTAHFEEAAVQYVPIAPDRLVLKFSGNWVVGGRLPDVGEALQNLSRTTPAPRVSFVAEGLGAWDSAFLVFLAKILNLCSGSGIPVDLSDLPPGIHKLLDLASPEKQRTGVTREKSSPTFLVRLADATLDFFQGFQEMLAFVGDATLSFLKMLRGKAEFRPSDLVRTLQETGAQALPIVSLISLLVGMILAFVAAIQLRIFGVQIYVADVVGIGMVRVMGAIMTGIIMAGRTGAAFAAQLGMMQVNEEIDALEALGVPPMEFLVLPRMLALMVMMPLLCIYSDLMGVLGGMIVGVGMLDLGVAEYYFETLKAVKLTYFWIGLFHSFVFGILVALAGCLRGLQCERNAAAVGFAATSAVVTGIVSIVVATAIITLLCQVLKI comes from the coding sequence ATGCCTCAGGAAAATCCCGATACCGCCCATTTTGAGGAAGCCGCCGTACAGTATGTTCCGATTGCCCCGGACAGACTCGTCTTGAAATTTTCCGGAAACTGGGTGGTGGGCGGCAGGCTTCCCGATGTCGGCGAGGCCCTGCAGAATCTTTCCCGGACAACGCCGGCGCCCCGTGTCTCCTTCGTGGCCGAAGGACTGGGCGCCTGGGACAGCGCCTTTCTGGTCTTTCTGGCGAAGATTCTCAACCTCTGCAGCGGAAGCGGGATTCCGGTCGACCTTTCCGACCTTCCCCCAGGCATTCACAAACTTCTCGATCTGGCCTCTCCCGAAAAACAGCGCACGGGGGTGACGCGCGAAAAATCCTCCCCGACCTTTCTGGTCCGGCTTGCCGATGCGACCCTGGACTTTTTCCAGGGGTTCCAGGAAATGCTCGCCTTTGTCGGCGATGCCACCCTCTCCTTCCTCAAGATGCTGCGGGGAAAGGCCGAATTCCGTCCCTCCGATCTGGTCCGGACCCTTCAGGAGACCGGCGCTCAAGCCCTGCCCATCGTTTCCCTCATCAGTCTCCTCGTGGGGATGATCCTTGCCTTTGTGGCCGCCATTCAACTGAGGATCTTCGGAGTGCAGATCTATGTGGCCGACGTGGTGGGCATCGGGATGGTGCGGGTCATGGGGGCCATCATGACGGGCATCATCATGGCCGGCAGGACAGGGGCGGCTTTTGCCGCCCAACTCGGGATGATGCAGGTCAACGAGGAGATCGACGCCCTGGAAGCCCTGGGCGTCCCGCCGATGGAATTCCTTGTCCTGCCCCGGATGCTGGCCCTCATGGTGATGATGCCCCTGTTGTGCATTTATTCCGATCTCATGGGCGTCCTGGGCGGGATGATCGTCGGTGTCGGCATGCTCGATCTGGGTGTGGCCGAGTACTATTTCGAGACGCTCAAGGCGGTGAAACTGACCTACTTCTGGATCGGCCTCTTCCACAGCTTCGTCTTCGGGATCCTGGTGGCGCTGGCCGGCTGCCTGCGCGGCCTGCAGTGCGAACGGAACGCCGCCGCCGTCGGTTTTGCCGCTACATCGGCCGTGGTCACCGGCATCGTCAGCATCGTGGTGGCGACCGCCATTATCACGCTGCTCTGCCAGGTGCTGAAGATATGA
- a CDS encoding efflux transporter outer membrane subunit, translating to MSPTGRSIISEQYSATFNLSAWELDFWGRVRNLSAAALESYLATEEARRAIVTSLVAEVANTYLLARELDELVGIAQSTLASRAESYRIMKRRYEVGSGSKLDAVQAETLLNSARANLAVLLRARDQNRNALTLLTGVSPAVESSPLSRIEPGFVRDISVGLPSDLLLNRPDVLAAEHRLKAAHANIGAARATFFPRIVLIGSTSTASAELSDLFAAGSGVWRFVPSVTLPIFEGGRNLANLDLSEARRNVAVADYERTIMEAFREVADALAERHWLADQVAAQQATLAAQAERARLAVLRYQSGAAPYFEVLDAERDRFAAEQTVVQARRALLSSRVNLYAALGGGTEDQAGRD from the coding sequence CTGTCGCCGACGGGGCGTTCCATAATTTCGGAACAGTACTCGGCCACATTCAACCTCAGTGCCTGGGAACTCGACTTCTGGGGCCGGGTGCGCAACCTTTCCGCCGCGGCCCTGGAATCCTACCTGGCAACGGAGGAAGCCCGCCGCGCCATCGTCACCAGCCTGGTCGCCGAGGTCGCCAATACCTATCTCCTGGCGCGGGAGCTGGACGAACTGGTCGGCATTGCCCAGTCAACCCTGGCCAGCCGGGCGGAATCCTACCGGATCATGAAACGTCGTTATGAGGTAGGGTCCGGCTCGAAGCTGGACGCGGTCCAGGCGGAAACCCTGCTCAATTCGGCACGGGCCAACCTGGCGGTGCTGCTGCGCGCACGGGACCAGAACCGCAACGCCCTGACCCTTCTGACCGGCGTCTCCCCAGCGGTGGAAAGCTCGCCTCTGTCTCGGATTGAACCGGGTTTTGTCCGTGACATCTCCGTCGGTCTGCCCTCCGATCTGCTCCTGAACCGTCCCGATGTCCTCGCCGCCGAACATCGCCTGAAGGCGGCCCATGCCAACATCGGTGCCGCCCGGGCGACCTTTTTCCCACGCATCGTGCTGATTGGAAGCACAAGCACCGCCAGCGCCGAATTGAGCGATCTCTTTGCCGCGGGCAGCGGCGTCTGGCGTTTTGTCCCGAGCGTGACCCTGCCGATTTTCGAGGGCGGCCGCAATCTGGCCAATCTCGACCTTTCGGAGGCACGCCGCAATGTGGCAGTGGCCGACTATGAGCGAACGATCATGGAGGCCTTCCGCGAAGTGGCCGATGCGCTGGCCGAACGGCACTGGCTTGCCGATCAAGTCGCCGCTCAGCAGGCAACCCTGGCGGCCCAGGCGGAACGCGCCCGCCTGGCTGTATTGCGTTACCAGAGCGGTGCGGCACCTTATTTTGAGGTGCTCGATGCGGAGCGCGACCGGTTTGCCGCCGAACAGACGGTCGTTCAGGCAAGGCGGGCGCTGCTCTCCAGCCGTGTCAACCTCTATGCCGCGCTGGGAGGCGGGACGGAAGATCAGGCAGGACGCGATTAA
- a CDS encoding ABC transporter ATP-binding protein translates to MSAPEPFPGNDRETVIEVRNLEMSYGSFILMRDLNFRIHRGDIFIIMGGSGCGKSTLLKQMIGLKRPADGQVLYGDVSFWDVESEEQENLKRRFGILFQSGALWSSMTLAENVALPLEQYTDLSASQIRELVSFKLALVGLGGFEDFYPAELSGGMKKRAGLARAMALDPDFLFFDEPSAGLDPISARLLDDLIIELSESLGTTVVVVTHDLASIFAIGTNSIFLDPDEKTMTAAGNPRQILAESKDEKVIRFLTRGEGRKKE, encoded by the coding sequence ATGAGCGCGCCGGAACCCTTTCCCGGCAATGACCGGGAAACCGTCATCGAAGTCCGGAACCTGGAGATGTCCTACGGCAGTTTCATCCTCATGCGCGATCTCAATTTTAGAATCCACCGGGGCGACATCTTCATCATCATGGGTGGGAGCGGCTGCGGCAAGAGCACCCTCCTGAAGCAGATGATCGGTCTCAAAAGGCCCGCCGACGGCCAGGTCCTTTATGGCGATGTCAGCTTCTGGGACGTCGAATCCGAGGAGCAGGAAAATCTCAAGAGGCGTTTCGGCATCCTCTTTCAGAGCGGCGCCCTCTGGAGTTCCATGACGCTGGCGGAAAATGTCGCCCTGCCCCTGGAGCAGTATACGGATCTGTCCGCCTCTCAGATTCGGGAACTGGTTTCCTTCAAGCTGGCCTTGGTTGGACTCGGCGGCTTTGAAGACTTTTATCCCGCGGAACTAAGCGGCGGCATGAAGAAGCGGGCCGGTCTGGCCAGGGCGATGGCCCTTGATCCGGACTTCCTCTTCTTCGACGAACCTTCCGCGGGACTGGACCCGATCAGCGCCCGGCTACTGGACGATCTGATCATTGAACTGAGCGAAAGCCTGGGGACAACCGTGGTCGTGGTCACCCATGATCTGGCAAGCATTTTTGCCATCGGAACCAATTCGATTTTCCTCGACCCCGATGAAAAGACCATGACGGCCGCAGGCAACCCCAGGCAGATCCTGGCCGAATCGAAGGACGAGAAAGTTATCCGTTTCCTCACCCGCGGGGAAGGACGGAAGAAGGAATGA
- a CDS encoding LysR substrate-binding domain-containing protein: MELRHIRYFVAAAEELNISRASRRLNVSQPAMSHLIHDLEEELEAVLFVRERFGIRLTAAGEKFLVYAHQIIDLHNEAVRVVGNIPVSGNILNIGFVALPIISCLGAALRRFRESNPRMSVKIHELSPADQVRALRKKQIDVALFDNHGGVALDEFEKTALFEIHLIAVIPETHYLAGQKQISMKDLAKDEFIGYREDSYPKRNQAIISACLAAGGFKPDMHYHAASVVEVLAMIGSGAGVSLLPNDGSGISHPGVTLIAIKERLEPILFTAAWRRNYNRLIIDQLLGHIKLQTSE; encoded by the coding sequence ATGGAACTACGGCATATCAGATATTTTGTTGCAGCCGCAGAAGAACTCAACATCAGTCGCGCTTCGCGCCGTCTGAATGTCTCGCAGCCGGCAATGAGCCATCTTATCCATGATCTGGAAGAGGAATTGGAGGCTGTTCTGTTTGTCCGTGAACGATTTGGCATCCGCTTGACCGCCGCCGGTGAAAAGTTTCTGGTATATGCCCATCAAATCATCGACCTGCACAATGAAGCAGTCCGAGTTGTAGGAAATATCCCGGTAAGTGGCAATATCCTCAATATAGGGTTCGTCGCTTTACCTATTATTTCGTGTCTGGGAGCGGCACTGCGGAGATTCAGAGAGTCGAATCCCAGGATGTCCGTCAAAATCCATGAGCTTTCTCCCGCCGACCAGGTCAGGGCACTCCGCAAGAAGCAGATTGATGTTGCCCTCTTTGACAATCACGGTGGCGTAGCCCTTGATGAGTTTGAAAAGACTGCCCTTTTTGAAATCCACTTGATAGCAGTCATTCCAGAAACTCATTATTTGGCTGGGCAAAAGCAGATTAGTATGAAAGACCTGGCAAAAGATGAATTCATAGGTTACAGAGAGGATAGTTATCCAAAAAGGAATCAGGCTATTATCAGCGCCTGCTTGGCGGCTGGCGGTTTCAAACCTGATATGCACTATCATGCCGCCAGCGTGGTTGAAGTGCTGGCCATGATTGGTTCCGGGGCCGGTGTGTCTCTGTTGCCGAATGATGGGTCAGGCATATCCCATCCCGGTGTCACCTTGATCGCCATCAAGGAAAGATTGGAGCCTATCTTATTTACCGCCGCATGGCGGCGTAACTATAACCGCTTGATCATTGATCAACTGTTGGGGCATATCAAGCTGCAAACTTCAGAATAA
- a CDS encoding SLC13 family permease: MLGLLLISALGILIAMVQPFAPGLPPLGHYVMGTVLVGLGMWIFRPGMLPFMSGISLILGVTLALFFAFKAGLVFPGKVPFKSPQQIYGVVMGGFTSSAVWTLIPALFFGFVLQKTGLGKRVAYMVLKTFPASWLGLAISWLVIGVALSCLTPSITVRVAIVVPIAIGIVEACKLEFRSKGSAYICLLAWGMAVIPGTGWLTGSLFGPIMQGFFPPEIKAMCNFDDWFRILALPWFVITIVYVVLAFLIAKPKEAISFSADMFKEEYKKLGSLSKDELITLIILLATLVMFSTEKIHGIPTPATALGALFLLIIFRIIAGPEISTGINWDVVCFFGVAVALPPIFGVSGISAWFGPLIKGPIMSIAGAPLLFMLIITAGLLLIRFVDVPWGFTTCALTIMLLIPLFKDFGYHPLVVTMAYLIAGNFFLLAYQQPWIPMAEGMIQGRGWAPAHVAEFGLIYVASAFISLLVSVPYWKMIGVIR, from the coding sequence ATGTTAGGACTTCTATTAATTTCAGCACTTGGCATTTTGATCGCTATGGTGCAGCCGTTTGCACCGGGTTTACCGCCCTTGGGGCATTATGTCATGGGTACCGTTCTTGTTGGCTTGGGGATGTGGATCTTCCGTCCCGGCATGTTGCCTTTTATGTCAGGGATTTCCCTCATCCTTGGCGTTACCCTGGCACTCTTTTTTGCTTTTAAAGCCGGTCTGGTGTTTCCGGGCAAAGTACCCTTTAAGTCACCGCAGCAAATTTATGGCGTCGTCATGGGCGGTTTTACTTCGTCTGCCGTCTGGACCTTGATCCCAGCGCTGTTTTTCGGTTTTGTTCTACAGAAAACGGGGCTGGGCAAACGCGTAGCCTATATGGTCTTGAAAACCTTCCCGGCGAGTTGGCTGGGGTTGGCGATAAGCTGGCTTGTGATCGGCGTGGCCCTTTCCTGCTTGACGCCTTCCATTACCGTGAGGGTGGCCATTGTCGTCCCGATTGCCATCGGGATTGTAGAAGCATGCAAGTTGGAATTCCGCTCCAAGGGCTCGGCCTATATCTGCCTCCTGGCGTGGGGAATGGCCGTCATTCCCGGTACCGGCTGGTTGACCGGCTCTCTGTTTGGACCGATCATGCAGGGATTTTTCCCCCCGGAAATCAAAGCCATGTGCAATTTTGATGACTGGTTCCGAATTCTGGCCCTGCCCTGGTTTGTGATTACTATTGTGTATGTTGTTTTGGCCTTTCTCATTGCCAAACCGAAAGAAGCCATCAGCTTTTCGGCCGACATGTTCAAGGAGGAATACAAAAAACTGGGATCTCTGTCGAAGGATGAACTCATTACCCTGATTATCCTGCTTGCCACGCTGGTTATGTTTTCCACGGAAAAGATCCATGGGATTCCCACCCCGGCAACAGCCCTGGGCGCCCTGTTCCTTCTCATCATTTTCCGTATCATTGCCGGTCCGGAGATCAGCACCGGTATCAACTGGGATGTGGTCTGCTTCTTCGGTGTTGCCGTCGCGTTGCCCCCCATCTTCGGGGTTTCCGGAATTTCCGCATGGTTTGGTCCCCTGATCAAGGGACCTATCATGTCCATAGCGGGCGCGCCCCTTTTGTTCATGCTGATCATCACTGCGGGGCTTTTGCTTATCAGGTTCGTTGACGTCCCCTGGGGCTTCACGACCTGTGCATTGACCATCATGCTGCTGATCCCGCTCTTCAAGGATTTCGGCTATCATCCCCTGGTTGTGACCATGGCGTACCTGATTGCCGGCAACTTCTTCCTGCTGGCTTACCAGCAACCCTGGATTCCGATGGCTGAAGGGATGATTCAAGGGCGAGGATGGGCGCCGGCTCATGTGGCCGAGTTTGGTCTGATCTACGTTGCTTCGGCCTTCATTTCCTTACTGGTGTCCGTGCCTTATTGGAAGATGATAGGCGTTATCCGTTAA